A genomic region of Luteibacter aegosomatissinici contains the following coding sequences:
- a CDS encoding GGDEF domain-containing protein: MVKQGQHAWIIRLCQAVACCVLLAAASLSHANDALGGNWREVRPGDDPAKVLAEAWTTPLPAFDPARMQAFPHAGTGTWVILRPLPPWTGGERVLSILNPGAGKVSLYLAPDRLWTTSLDDFGPPLHGHGRLMFAIPPDVPASRPLLLKFEPTDQVAGAVTMSLDTWPDYLRDDASWLVFATACFAIMLTMALMALCFTLILRDMTFGWYAAYLCCYALIQGLRTGYVFHPLEFQALAGMSDSLGTAATALSVSFAALFMLRFCKVDDYVPLLRTPVLAFAIGMPVIAICQATGIALLVGTAHLLLQPLLLIGALLLLMAGGIAAMRGSRHAWFFLVGWTPLLLLTAACGAQLQGMFASAPWLPDAAIAMGAFEAIVLSIGLSDRALTIRHDRDQARKLADADPLTGVLNRRAWTDAALSVLDEGMGRPVALLFLDLDHFKALNDRHGHAAGDRALVAVAGALRHELRPSDLLGRYGGEEFVALLQGAEREHVIQIATRLCRRVSRLDVHVGDNEPLTVSIGVAIRTPADTVQSLIERADQAMYAAKLGGRNRVICSGPAGPTLVRTKAAPKR, translated from the coding sequence ATGGTCAAGCAGGGCCAACACGCATGGATCATCCGCCTGTGCCAGGCGGTGGCCTGCTGCGTACTGCTCGCGGCGGCCAGCCTCTCCCATGCAAACGATGCCCTTGGGGGCAACTGGCGCGAGGTACGCCCCGGTGACGACCCGGCCAAGGTCCTGGCCGAGGCATGGACCACACCCCTGCCCGCGTTCGATCCGGCCCGGATGCAGGCATTTCCCCATGCAGGCACCGGCACCTGGGTCATCCTTCGCCCCCTGCCACCGTGGACGGGGGGCGAGCGGGTACTGAGTATCCTGAATCCGGGGGCTGGCAAGGTCAGTCTCTATCTAGCCCCCGACCGTCTCTGGACGACGTCACTGGACGATTTTGGCCCGCCATTGCACGGCCACGGCCGGTTGATGTTTGCGATTCCGCCCGACGTACCGGCCTCACGACCGCTGCTGCTGAAGTTTGAACCGACGGACCAGGTGGCGGGTGCCGTCACGATGAGCCTGGACACCTGGCCGGATTACCTGCGCGACGACGCCAGCTGGCTCGTCTTCGCCACGGCATGCTTCGCCATCATGCTCACCATGGCGCTGATGGCCTTGTGCTTTACCTTGATCCTGCGCGACATGACGTTTGGCTGGTATGCCGCCTACCTGTGCTGCTATGCGCTGATCCAGGGCCTTAGGACGGGTTACGTCTTCCATCCGCTTGAGTTCCAGGCGCTGGCGGGCATGAGCGATTCGCTCGGTACGGCGGCGACGGCACTTTCCGTATCCTTCGCGGCCCTCTTCATGCTGCGCTTTTGCAAGGTGGACGATTACGTACCGCTGCTGCGCACACCGGTGCTGGCCTTCGCGATTGGCATGCCGGTCATCGCCATTTGCCAGGCGACGGGCATTGCGCTGCTGGTGGGAACCGCCCATCTCCTGCTTCAGCCCCTGCTGCTGATTGGCGCGCTGCTGCTACTCATGGCCGGTGGGATCGCCGCGATGCGCGGCTCGCGGCACGCGTGGTTTTTCCTGGTGGGCTGGACCCCGCTGCTGCTCCTTACGGCCGCATGCGGCGCCCAGCTGCAGGGCATGTTCGCCAGCGCCCCGTGGCTGCCGGATGCCGCCATTGCCATGGGCGCCTTCGAGGCGATCGTGTTGTCCATCGGCCTTTCCGATCGCGCGCTGACCATTCGCCACGACCGTGACCAGGCGCGCAAGCTTGCCGATGCCGACCCATTGACCGGCGTACTTAACCGGCGCGCGTGGACGGACGCCGCACTTTCCGTGCTGGACGAAGGCATGGGGCGCCCGGTGGCGCTGCTGTTCCTGGACCTGGATCACTTCAAGGCGCTGAATGATCGCCACGGCCATGCGGCGGGCGACCGCGCGCTGGTTGCCGTGGCCGGCGCCCTGCGGCATGAGCTGCGACCCAGTGATTTGCTTGGCCGGTACGGCGGCGAGGAATTCGTAGCGCTGCTTCAGGGGGCCGAACGGGAACACGTCATCCAGATCGCGACACGCCTGTGTCGCCGCGTCAGCCGGCTGGATGTGCACGTAGGCGACAACGAACCCCTGACCGTATCTATCGGTGTGGCGATCCGCACGCCGGCCGATACAGTGCAATCCCTGATCGAACGCGCCGACCAGGCGATGTACGCCGCCAAGCTGGGCGGGCGTAACCGCGTCATCTGCTCCGGCCCGGCCGGCCCCACCCTGGTCCGCACCAAGGCCGCCCCCAAACGGTAG